A DNA window from Streptomyces canus contains the following coding sequences:
- a CDS encoding succinate dehydrogenase hydrophobic membrane anchor subunit, with protein MATTETTASGIGPVEGDSGYGVDNPAPLIEAPRKRTKKTPRSTRGNFEMAAWLFMRLSGVVLVVLVIGHLLIQLVLDGGVSKVGFAFVAGRWASPFWQVWDLLMLWLAMLHGANGLRTIINDYAERPNTRLWLKGLLYTATVFTILLGTLVIFTFDPNIR; from the coding sequence ATGGCGACCACTGAAACCACCGCTTCCGGCATCGGCCCCGTAGAGGGCGACTCCGGCTACGGCGTCGACAACCCGGCGCCCCTCATCGAGGCCCCGCGCAAGCGCACCAAGAAGACGCCTCGCTCCACCCGCGGCAACTTCGAGATGGCCGCATGGCTGTTCATGCGTCTGTCGGGTGTCGTCCTGGTCGTTCTGGTCATCGGCCACCTGCTGATCCAGCTGGTGCTGGACGGCGGCGTGTCGAAGGTCGGCTTCGCGTTCGTCGCGGGCCGCTGGGCGTCCCCGTTCTGGCAGGTCTGGGACCTGTTGATGCTGTGGCTCGCGATGCTGCACGGCGCCAACGGTCTGCGCACGATCATCAACGACTACGCGGAGCGCCCGAACACCCGCCTGTGGCTCAAGGGCCTGCTCTACACCGCCACGGTGTTCACCATCCTGCTCGGCACGCTGGTGATCTTC
- a CDS encoding DUF4328 domain-containing protein — protein MLCTRCLHAEAAPDGVLCAGCATAAGFATPPAGVTPKIRLRSPVGLGRATAVLLALAAAVDVFALGADFLMYDVTGDLAVGDTGAAVPDRADLADTLTAAAGSAQVLVLPACAVVFVIWLWRVRLNAEVFAPDGHRKARAWLIAGWVVPIASLWYPRRVVVDIWDASSTGEKPGGHALINVWWTLWLLTNTIGRFLYTAFDEADTSQEIHDSMTQVMFADGVDVVAALFAAGVVLRLTRMQDEKAHQGVAAPAAV, from the coding sequence ATGCTCTGTACGCGCTGCCTGCATGCCGAAGCGGCACCGGACGGCGTGCTGTGCGCCGGGTGCGCCACGGCCGCCGGGTTCGCGACCCCGCCGGCCGGTGTCACACCGAAGATCCGGCTGCGCTCGCCGGTCGGGCTCGGCCGCGCCACCGCGGTACTGCTCGCACTGGCCGCGGCCGTCGACGTGTTCGCCCTCGGCGCGGACTTCCTCATGTACGACGTCACGGGCGACCTCGCCGTCGGCGACACCGGGGCGGCCGTACCGGACCGGGCCGACCTGGCGGACACGCTCACGGCCGCGGCCGGCAGCGCACAGGTGCTCGTGCTGCCGGCCTGCGCCGTCGTCTTCGTGATCTGGCTGTGGCGGGTCCGGCTCAACGCCGAGGTCTTCGCCCCGGACGGGCACCGCAAGGCGCGCGCCTGGCTGATCGCCGGCTGGGTCGTGCCGATCGCGAGCCTGTGGTACCCGCGCCGGGTCGTCGTCGACATCTGGGACGCGAGCAGCACGGGCGAGAAGCCGGGCGGGCATGCCCTGATCAACGTCTGGTGGACGCTGTGGCTCCTCACGAACACCATCGGGCGGTTCCTGTACACCGCGTTCGACGAGGCCGACACCTCCCAGGAGATCCACGACTCCATGACGCAGGTGATGTTCGCGGACGGTGTCGACGTCGTGGCCGCCCTGTTCGCCGCCGGTGTCGTGCTGCGGCTGACCCGGATGCAGGACGAGAAGGCCCACCAGGGAGTCGCGGCGCCTGCCGCCGTGTGA
- a CDS encoding DUF1877 domain-containing protein: MSDYFHLRAVPPSALRNSANWMQRLFEDDWDAVRERIGRHREEVLDKSYLDHELLYAGAEVVLGGLPVYPGDHDKPPFLLLTAARANHVSAYLGSADFEALWLLVREELLPRHGGAAAEREARGVFAAAHRDLTAFYDQTARYGDAVVKWLVQ, from the coding sequence ATGAGCGACTACTTCCATCTCCGCGCGGTGCCGCCCTCGGCCCTGCGCAACAGCGCGAACTGGATGCAACGGCTGTTCGAGGACGACTGGGACGCCGTCCGCGAACGCATCGGACGACACCGGGAGGAGGTGCTGGACAAGTCCTACCTGGACCACGAACTCCTCTACGCCGGCGCCGAGGTGGTCCTCGGCGGACTGCCGGTCTATCCGGGCGACCACGACAAGCCCCCGTTCCTGCTCCTGACGGCAGCCCGGGCGAACCACGTCTCGGCGTACCTCGGGTCCGCCGACTTCGAGGCCCTGTGGCTGCTCGTCCGCGAGGAGTTGCTGCCCAGACACGGCGGGGCGGCCGCGGAACGGGAGGCACGGGGGGTGTTCGCGGCGGCGCACCGGGACCTGACGGCTTTCTACGATCAGACGGCGCGGTACGGGGACGCGGTGGTCAAGTGGCTCGTCCAGTGA
- a CDS encoding RNA polymerase sigma factor has translation MGQGGEPRRVQAYDGELGAAVARAQEGDEAAFAVAYRLVQPGLLGYLRGLVGEDAEDVASDAWLEIARDLGRFKGDGAGFRGWTATIARHRALDHLRRLRVRPRSAALEQDMLDLPAPHSTHDQALESLSTEYALELVRGLPRDQAEAVLLRVVVGLDGPTAARVLGKRPGAVRTAAYRGLKRLAHQLGAESVTDEGPRTLGEST, from the coding sequence TTGGGCCAGGGAGGGGAACCCCGCCGCGTGCAGGCGTACGACGGGGAACTGGGCGCGGCCGTCGCGCGAGCCCAGGAGGGTGACGAGGCTGCCTTCGCGGTCGCCTACCGGCTGGTGCAGCCCGGACTGCTCGGGTATCTGCGCGGGCTGGTCGGGGAGGACGCGGAGGACGTGGCCTCGGACGCCTGGCTGGAGATCGCCCGGGACCTGGGCCGGTTCAAGGGTGACGGGGCGGGCTTCCGCGGCTGGACCGCGACCATCGCCCGGCACCGGGCCCTCGACCATCTGCGCCGGCTGCGGGTGCGGCCCCGGTCGGCGGCGCTGGAGCAGGACATGCTGGACCTGCCCGCCCCGCACAGCACCCACGACCAGGCGCTGGAGTCCCTGTCCACCGAGTACGCCCTCGAACTGGTCCGGGGGCTCCCGCGGGACCAGGCCGAGGCGGTGTTGCTGCGGGTCGTCGTCGGACTGGACGGCCCCACCGCCGCCCGCGTCCTGGGCAAACGCCCCGGCGCGGTGCGCACCGCGGCGTACCGGGGGCTGAAGCGGCTGGCGCACCAGTTGGGCGCCGAGAGTGTGACGGATGAAGGCCCCCGGACGCTGGGGGAGTCGACATGA
- a CDS encoding peptidoglycan recognition protein family protein, which yields MKRRAWLTLGAVVLGGGGIATYAVASPSTDAAGDVQPKRPVKVYDLTLKGTAAGKRELPRTETKEFSLLGVSWTGVTKPLEGKAQVRTRSSDTGEWTAWQDLETNIDPPEDPEERSGARGASEPLWVGPSDGVQVQVVHEDGTTSAGLPKGLEVNLVDPGIATAAEQKNTGDDTDPAAFAADGTPTPTPAPTDSPSPTATASASASASATASSTPTPTPTATTPTAPPSTAPKPSMVSRAGWGADESLSPDPSEYNADVKAVFVHHTDGSNDYSCADSAAIVRGIYAYHTQTNGWNDIGYNFLVDKCGTIFEGRKGGVDLPVLGAHTYGWNRESTGIAVLGNYTAAGASNAALASVARITAWKLGQYGVDPNSTVQLKAGATQKNLAGTSFTAGSLYTFNRVSGHRDGYATECPGTSLYAQLPTIRAWASGPVQGLKLTSLTGAALSGSTYYTKGAITAKWSATTPGSLISKFELLVDGKVVATTSGTATSAGTTLAAGSHKVAVRAVHQSGKAATTTALTVVTDTTAPTFSTTPKITLRTGTVNTTAAPVTLGWKAADSQALKQVSLLSPTTATFGPTTTSSSRTAKPGTASTWSMKAYDVAGNTRTSSPSYTPMILQETSATKSGSWTTRSSTSYLGGKSYSSSSKGASLTWTFTGKSAAWVVSRASTSGQAYVYVDGTKVATVDLKSSTTAYRQAIWTKSWSSSAKHTVKIVVVGTSGRPTITTDGLVYIK from the coding sequence ATGAAGCGGCGAGCGTGGCTGACGCTCGGTGCGGTTGTTCTGGGAGGCGGCGGCATCGCGACCTACGCCGTCGCCAGTCCGTCGACCGACGCCGCGGGGGACGTGCAGCCCAAGCGGCCGGTGAAGGTCTACGACTTGACGCTGAAGGGCACCGCGGCCGGCAAGCGGGAGCTGCCGCGCACCGAGACCAAGGAGTTCTCGCTGCTCGGTGTCTCCTGGACGGGGGTGACCAAACCGCTGGAGGGCAAGGCGCAGGTCCGTACCCGCAGCAGCGACACGGGCGAGTGGACCGCCTGGCAGGACCTGGAGACGAACATCGACCCGCCGGAGGACCCCGAGGAGCGCAGCGGCGCCCGCGGCGCGTCCGAGCCGCTGTGGGTCGGCCCCTCGGACGGTGTGCAGGTGCAGGTCGTCCACGAGGACGGCACCACGAGTGCCGGACTTCCCAAGGGACTTGAGGTCAACCTCGTCGACCCGGGCATCGCGACCGCCGCGGAGCAGAAGAACACCGGCGACGACACGGACCCGGCGGCGTTCGCCGCGGACGGGACGCCGACACCGACTCCGGCACCGACCGACTCCCCGTCACCGACGGCCACGGCCTCCGCGTCGGCTTCGGCTTCGGCCACCGCCTCCTCGACGCCGACCCCCACACCCACGGCCACCACCCCCACCGCGCCCCCGTCGACGGCCCCCAAGCCCTCGATGGTCTCCCGCGCCGGCTGGGGCGCCGACGAGTCGCTCAGCCCCGACCCGTCGGAGTACAACGCCGATGTGAAGGCCGTCTTCGTGCACCACACGGACGGCTCCAACGACTACTCGTGCGCCGACTCCGCGGCGATCGTGCGCGGCATCTACGCGTACCACACGCAGACCAACGGCTGGAACGACATCGGCTACAACTTCCTCGTCGACAAGTGCGGCACCATCTTCGAGGGCCGCAAGGGCGGCGTGGACCTGCCGGTCCTCGGCGCGCACACCTACGGCTGGAACCGTGAGTCCACCGGCATCGCGGTCCTCGGCAACTACACCGCCGCGGGCGCCTCGAACGCCGCCCTCGCCTCGGTCGCCCGGATCACGGCCTGGAAGCTCGGCCAGTACGGCGTCGATCCCAACTCGACGGTCCAGCTGAAGGCGGGCGCGACGCAGAAGAACCTCGCGGGTACGAGCTTCACCGCGGGCAGCCTCTACACCTTCAACCGGGTCTCCGGCCACCGCGACGGCTACGCCACCGAGTGCCCCGGCACCTCCCTCTACGCCCAGCTGCCGACCATCCGCGCCTGGGCGTCCGGCCCGGTGCAGGGCCTGAAGCTCACCTCGCTGACCGGCGCGGCCCTGTCCGGGTCGACGTACTACACCAAGGGCGCGATCACGGCGAAGTGGTCGGCCACCACGCCGGGTTCGCTGATCTCGAAGTTCGAGCTGCTGGTCGACGGGAAGGTCGTGGCCACCACGTCCGGTACGGCCACCTCGGCCGGCACCACCCTGGCCGCGGGCAGCCACAAGGTCGCCGTACGGGCCGTGCACCAGTCCGGCAAGGCCGCGACGACCACCGCGCTGACCGTCGTCACCGACACCACCGCGCCGACCTTCTCCACCACACCGAAGATCACCCTGCGCACCGGCACGGTCAACACCACCGCCGCCCCGGTGACCCTCGGCTGGAAGGCCGCCGACTCCCAGGCCCTGAAGCAGGTGAGCCTGCTGTCCCCGACGACGGCCACCTTCGGCCCGACCACCACCAGCTCCAGCCGTACCGCCAAGCCCGGTACCGCGAGCACCTGGTCGATGAAGGCGTACGACGTCGCGGGCAACACCCGTACGTCGTCCCCCTCGTACACGCCGATGATCCTTCAGGAGACCTCGGCCACCAAGTCCGGCAGCTGGACGACCCGTTCCTCCACCAGCTACCTCGGCGGCAAGTCGTACTCCAGCAGTTCCAAGGGTGCGAGCCTGACCTGGACGTTCACCGGCAAGTCCGCCGCGTGGGTGGTCTCGCGGGCGTCCACCTCCGGGCAGGCGTACGTGTACGTGGACGGCACCAAGGTCGCGACCGTGGACCTGAAGTCCTCGACCACCGCCTACCGCCAGGCGATCTGGACCAAGTCGTGGTCCAGCAGCGCCAAGCACACGGTGAAGATCGTGGTGGTGGGCACCAGCGGCCGCCCGACGATCACGACGGACGGCCTGGTCTACATCAAGTAG
- a CDS encoding L,D-transpeptidase family protein: MGRSFAALLVLAMACGCTVQTADGDGDGKRHLPVRIEVPKRSTPPADDDPKPSATPSAPATAPAAAPAAVLWSRGDSGRDVRELQARLRQVAWLYDGPTGSYDDLTERAVKGFQGKRGLPRTGKTDTVTWKRLKDMTHEPGKWELYLMGGQPADAPDARCMTGRVLCISKTSRTLRWMIDGRTVTTVPVRFGSVGTPTREGVFSVYWKSRHHVSTLYDSPMPYAMFFSGGQAVHYSADFAAHGYAGGSHGCINVRDEAAIADLFAQVRNGDKVVVHW; encoded by the coding sequence ATGGGGAGATCGTTCGCCGCACTGCTGGTCCTGGCGATGGCCTGCGGCTGTACGGTGCAGACGGCCGACGGGGACGGCGACGGAAAGCGGCATCTGCCGGTCCGCATCGAGGTCCCGAAGCGCAGTACGCCACCGGCGGACGACGACCCGAAGCCGAGTGCGACACCGTCCGCTCCGGCCACCGCTCCGGCCGCCGCGCCCGCCGCCGTGCTGTGGTCGCGCGGCGACTCCGGGCGGGACGTGCGGGAGTTGCAGGCCCGGCTACGGCAGGTCGCCTGGCTCTACGACGGGCCGACGGGGTCGTACGACGATCTCACCGAACGCGCGGTCAAGGGGTTCCAGGGCAAGCGCGGGCTGCCGAGGACCGGGAAGACCGACACGGTCACCTGGAAGCGGCTGAAGGACATGACGCACGAGCCGGGCAAGTGGGAGCTGTATCTGATGGGCGGGCAGCCGGCCGACGCCCCGGACGCGCGCTGCATGACCGGGCGGGTGCTGTGCATCAGCAAGACGAGCCGGACCCTGCGCTGGATGATCGACGGCCGGACGGTGACGACCGTGCCGGTCCGCTTCGGCTCGGTGGGCACACCGACCCGTGAGGGCGTGTTCAGCGTCTACTGGAAGTCACGGCACCATGTGTCGACGCTCTACGACTCCCCGATGCCGTACGCCATGTTCTTCAGCGGCGGCCAGGCGGTGCACTACTCGGCCGACTTCGCGGCCCACGGATACGCGGGTGGCTCGCACGGCTGCATCAACGTGCGGGACGAGGCGGCGATCGCCGACCTGTTCGCCCAGGTACGGAACGGCGACAAGGTCGTCGTCCACTGGTGA
- a CDS encoding MFS transporter: MFAALLAPAALSLLATTFTEPKERAKAFGVFGAIVGAGAAIGLLAGGLLTEILDWHWCLYVNVPVALVAFAGARALLAPGGRHPDPHLDVPAALLGSGGMLALVYGFSEAALATWWAFGALLPAALIAGVVVNAGRAPTPQGGGAGARAGGHAGLRPYLM, encoded by the coding sequence GTGTTCGCCGCGCTGCTCGCGCCGGCCGCGCTGTCGCTGCTCGCGACGACGTTCACGGAACCGAAGGAGCGGGCGAAGGCCTTCGGGGTGTTCGGGGCGATCGTCGGGGCGGGCGCCGCGATCGGGCTGCTCGCGGGCGGTCTGCTCACCGAGATTCTGGACTGGCACTGGTGTCTGTACGTCAACGTGCCCGTCGCGCTGGTCGCGTTCGCGGGCGCGCGGGCGCTCCTCGCGCCCGGGGGACGGCACCCCGACCCCCACCTCGACGTGCCGGCCGCGCTGCTCGGCTCGGGCGGCATGCTGGCGCTGGTGTACGGCTTCTCCGAGGCGGCGTTGGCCACCTGGTGGGCCTTCGGGGCGCTGCTGCCGGCCGCGCTGATCGCGGGAGTCGTCGTGAACGCGGGACGGGCGCCCACTCCCCAGGGTGGGGGAGCGGGCGCCCGAGCCGGTGGACACGCTGGGCTGAGGCCCTACTTGATGTAG
- a CDS encoding RNA polymerase sigma factor: MLGDDAELTAAVLAAQDGDETAFRTVYRAVHPRLLGYVRTLVGDPDAEDVASEAWLQIARDLDRFDGDADRFRGWAARIARNRALDHIRMRGRRPAIGGDETELTGKPAESDTAGEAIEALATGTTLSLIARLPQDQAEAVVLRVVVGLDAKTAAQTLGKRPGAVRTAAHRGLKRLAELLGGDPESAGALDALPPQREPQDSAVTSASVTHMRPRTQKDM; this comes from the coding sequence GTGCTGGGGGACGACGCGGAGTTGACTGCCGCGGTGCTTGCGGCACAGGACGGGGACGAGACCGCGTTCCGGACTGTGTACCGCGCGGTGCACCCGCGGCTGCTCGGATACGTCCGGACGCTGGTCGGTGACCCGGACGCCGAGGACGTGGCCTCCGAGGCCTGGCTCCAGATAGCCCGTGACCTGGACCGGTTCGACGGGGACGCGGACCGCTTCCGCGGCTGGGCCGCACGGATAGCCCGCAACCGCGCCCTCGACCACATCCGGATGCGCGGCCGCCGGCCCGCCATCGGCGGCGACGAGACCGAACTGACGGGCAAGCCCGCCGAGTCGGACACCGCGGGCGAGGCCATCGAGGCGCTGGCCACCGGCACCACCCTCTCGCTCATCGCCCGGCTGCCCCAGGACCAGGCCGAGGCAGTGGTGCTGCGCGTGGTGGTCGGCCTGGATGCCAAGACCGCCGCCCAGACCCTCGGCAAGCGTCCCGGCGCGGTACGCACGGCCGCGCACCGAGGTCTGAAACGACTCGCCGAGCTCCTCGGCGGGGATCCGGAATCGGCCGGCGCGCTCGATGCCCTGCCGCCCCAGCGAGAACCGCAGGACAGTGCGGTGACGTCCGCGAGTGTGACGCATATGCGTCCGCGGACGCAGAAGGACATGTGA
- a CDS encoding family 20 glycosylhydrolase: MSQHRKRTEKQARGLIAGAVVVTVAVGVGLGLWAGGDSGPAGSASSQAASPLGGRAEGSRAPSRAPSPTPSPTRSYPLSTTPRTIPAVRAHTPARGPGWRPASGLRVVVNDAGLADEGRLLAGELGLTYAGRKDDVRAGDVRLTLNDDEGADPESYRMTVRDGRVAISGPDDAGVFYGTRTLKQAVHGGGTAPEGVVRDEPAKPVRGFSLDIARKNFTAGWIEDRVRELGDLKFNRLQLHFSDDQAFRIESDSHPEIVSRQHLTKAQVKRIVALAAQRHITVVPEIDSPGHLGAVIAAHPELQLRSGAGNAARGAVDISNPASAKIVDDLLNEYAGLFPGADWHLGGDEYRALMVSDPEATYPQLAAAARKAYGAGAGVEDLTTGWLNDRADTVRAHGKAPLAWNDGFFRGTSVRAAADIRVGYWTGKEIGARQPVEYLSAGRKVVNYNDKFLYYVLGQPNQFYYPTGQRIYEEWTPRVIRGTTAVPSKYDSQILGGYFAVWCDFPNAQTQNQVASGIRMPLRATAQKLWDPGKPALTWARFKALGNRLS; this comes from the coding sequence GTGAGCCAGCACAGGAAGCGAACGGAGAAGCAGGCGCGGGGGCTGATCGCGGGTGCGGTCGTCGTCACCGTCGCGGTCGGGGTGGGTCTCGGTCTGTGGGCGGGCGGAGACAGCGGCCCTGCCGGATCGGCCAGCTCCCAGGCCGCGTCACCCCTGGGCGGCAGAGCGGAAGGCTCCCGAGCCCCTTCGAGGGCCCCGAGCCCGACCCCCAGCCCCACCCGCTCCTACCCCCTGTCCACCACACCCCGCACCATCCCGGCCGTCCGCGCCCACACCCCGGCGCGTGGCCCCGGCTGGCGTCCCGCCTCCGGCCTGCGCGTGGTCGTGAACGACGCCGGCCTCGCCGACGAGGGGCGCCTCCTCGCCGGTGAACTGGGGCTGACGTACGCCGGGCGGAAGGACGACGTGCGCGCCGGGGACGTACGCCTCACGCTCAACGACGACGAGGGCGCTGACCCGGAGTCGTACCGGATGACCGTGCGCGACGGGCGGGTCGCCATCAGCGGGCCGGACGACGCGGGGGTGTTCTACGGCACCCGCACGCTCAAGCAGGCGGTGCACGGTGGCGGTACGGCACCGGAGGGCGTCGTGCGCGACGAGCCGGCCAAGCCGGTGCGCGGGTTCTCCCTGGACATCGCCCGCAAGAACTTCACGGCCGGCTGGATCGAGGACCGGGTCCGGGAACTGGGCGACCTGAAGTTCAACCGGCTCCAGCTGCACTTCTCCGACGATCAGGCGTTCCGGATCGAGTCCGACTCGCACCCGGAGATCGTGTCGAGGCAGCACCTGACCAAGGCGCAGGTGAAGAGGATCGTCGCCCTCGCGGCGCAGCGGCACATCACCGTCGTGCCCGAGATCGACTCGCCCGGACACCTGGGGGCCGTCATCGCCGCCCACCCCGAGCTTCAGCTGCGCAGTGGGGCGGGGAACGCGGCGCGCGGGGCCGTCGACATCTCCAACCCCGCTTCCGCCAAGATCGTCGACGACCTGCTGAACGAGTACGCCGGTCTCTTCCCCGGCGCCGACTGGCACCTCGGGGGCGACGAGTACCGCGCGCTGATGGTGTCCGACCCGGAGGCGACCTACCCGCAGCTCGCCGCCGCCGCCAGGAAGGCCTACGGCGCCGGCGCCGGCGTCGAGGACCTGACCACGGGCTGGCTCAACGATCGCGCCGACACCGTGCGGGCACACGGCAAGGCCCCGCTCGCGTGGAACGACGGATTCTTCCGGGGGACGTCCGTCCGGGCCGCCGCCGACATCCGGGTCGGGTACTGGACGGGCAAGGAGATCGGCGCCCGGCAGCCGGTGGAGTACCTGAGCGCGGGGCGCAAGGTCGTCAACTACAACGACAAGTTCCTCTACTACGTCCTCGGGCAGCCCAACCAGTTCTACTATCCGACGGGACAGCGGATCTACGAGGAGTGGACCCCGCGAGTCATCCGCGGAACGACAGCCGTCCCCTCGAAGTACGACAGCCAGATCCTCGGCGGGTACTTCGCGGTGTGGTGCGACTTCCCGAACGCGCAGACGCAGAACCAGGTCGCGTCAGGCATCCGGATGCCGCTGCGGGCGACCGCGCAGAAGCTGTGGGATCCGGGGAAGCCCGCCCTGACCTGGGCGCGGTTCAAGGCCCTCGGGAACCGGCTGAGCTGA
- a CDS encoding 2-oxo-4-hydroxy-4-carboxy-5-ureidoimidazoline decarboxylase: protein MTPTHSPGRPAIPCLPTVLDAFNMAPADEARLLLLDCLHSHRWAERVTAHRPYPTVDALLAASDEAAYDLTVSDLTEALAAETLPVVPEGAYSAAHMAMDAAHAAYEARFGHAFVICLDGLPAAEALDHVLAGIRSRLTNDPEEERVVAAEELRRIARGRLVSSLRGAGP, encoded by the coding sequence GTGACGCCCACACATTCTCCCGGCCGACCGGCCATACCGTGCCTGCCCACCGTCCTGGACGCCTTCAACATGGCGCCCGCCGACGAGGCCAGGCTCCTTCTCCTGGACTGCCTGCACAGCCACCGCTGGGCAGAGCGGGTCACGGCCCACCGCCCCTATCCGACCGTGGACGCGCTGCTGGCCGCGTCGGACGAGGCGGCGTACGACCTGACTGTGTCGGATCTCACCGAGGCCCTGGCGGCCGAGACGCTCCCCGTGGTGCCGGAGGGGGCGTATTCGGCAGCCCACATGGCCATGGACGCAGCCCACGCGGCCTACGAGGCCCGCTTCGGCCACGCCTTCGTCATCTGCCTGGACGGCCTGCCGGCCGCTGAGGCCTTGGACCATGTACTGGCAGGCATCCGGTCACGATTGACAAACGATCCGGAGGAAGAACGGGTGGTGGCGGCAGAGGAACTCCGCCGCATCGCGAGGGGCCGGTTGGTGTCTTCCCTCAGGGGCGCGGGGCCGTAG
- the sdhC gene encoding succinate dehydrogenase, cytochrome b556 subunit, giving the protein MPAGTLYRGREGMWSWVAHRVTGVLIFFFLFVHVLDTALVRVSPEDYDKVVATYKTPLVACLEYGLVAAILFHALNGLRVIAVDFWSKGPRYQKQMLWSVVGLWVVLMIGAIYPVLGHAARELFGS; this is encoded by the coding sequence GTGCCGGCTGGAACGCTGTACCGCGGCCGGGAAGGAATGTGGTCCTGGGTGGCTCATCGAGTCACCGGCGTCCTCATCTTCTTCTTCCTGTTCGTTCACGTGCTGGACACCGCTCTCGTCCGTGTCTCCCCCGAGGACTACGACAAGGTCGTAGCCACGTACAAGACCCCGCTCGTCGCGTGTCTGGAGTACGGCCTCGTCGCGGCCATCCTCTTCCACGCGCTCAACGGCCTGCGCGTCATCGCCGTCGACTTCTGGTCGAAGGGTCCGCGCTACCAGAAGCAGATGCTCTGGTCCGTCGTGGGCCTGTGGGTCGTGCTCATGATCGGGGCGATCTACCCCGTCCTCGGCCACGCCGCTCGTGAACTGTTCGGGAGCTGA